The proteins below are encoded in one region of Sporanaerobacter acetigenes DSM 13106:
- a CDS encoding ribose-phosphate diphosphokinase, with amino-acid sequence MNLSGSGMKVFTGNANRELALKICSELGVPLGDCEVGTFSDGEITVNINETVRGYDVFLIQPTCPPVNDNLMETLILMDGLKRASAGRITAVVPYYGYARQDRKTKAREPITAKLVADILTRAGADRVLTMDLHAGQIQGYFDIPVDHLVGVPILAEYFKNIVDEETVVVSPDLGGVSRARNFANLLDLPIAIIEKRRPKANVSEVMNVIGDIEGKNVIIVDDIIDTAGTITKAAQVLKNFGALKVYACATHPILSGPAVERIDNSEIEKFVVTDTIPLSEEKKIDKIEVVSVAPIFAEAIKRIYSNESVSKLFD; translated from the coding sequence ATGAACTTAAGCGGAAGTGGCATGAAAGTATTTACTGGAAATGCTAACAGAGAATTGGCTTTAAAGATTTGCAGTGAGTTAGGAGTGCCTCTTGGAGATTGTGAAGTTGGAACTTTTAGTGATGGAGAAATAACAGTAAATATCAATGAAACTGTTAGAGGATACGATGTATTTCTAATTCAACCAACTTGTCCACCTGTAAATGACAATTTGATGGAAACATTGATCTTAATGGATGGCTTAAAGAGAGCTTCAGCTGGAAGAATTACTGCTGTTGTTCCCTACTATGGCTATGCTAGACAGGATAGAAAAACTAAGGCAAGAGAGCCTATAACAGCTAAACTTGTAGCTGATATATTAACTAGAGCTGGTGCCGATAGAGTGCTTACTATGGATTTACATGCGGGACAAATTCAGGGATACTTTGATATACCTGTAGATCATTTGGTAGGAGTTCCAATTCTTGCAGAGTATTTTAAAAATATAGTCGATGAAGAAACAGTAGTGGTTTCTCCTGATTTGGGAGGAGTTTCAAGAGCTAGAAATTTTGCAAATCTTTTAGATTTACCTATAGCTATTATAGAAAAGAGAAGACCAAAAGCTAATGTTTCAGAAGTTATGAATGTAATTGGTGATATTGAAGGGAAAAATGTAATTATTGTTGATGATATTATAGATACTGCTGGTACTATAACAAAGGCAGCTCAGGTACTTAAGAATTTTGGGGCATTGAAAGTTTATGCTTGTGCGACTCATCCAATCCTTTCTGGACCAGCTGTTGAAAGAATTGACAATTCTGAAATTGAAAAATTTGTTGTTACGGATACGATACCTCTTTCAGAGGAAAAGAAAATAGATAAAATTGAAGTTGTAAGCGTAGCACCAATATTTGCTGAAGCTATAAAGAGAATATATAGCAATGAATCTGTAAGTAAATTGTTTGATTAG
- the spoVG gene encoding septation regulator SpoVG translates to MKVTDVRIRKVTDEGKMKAIVSVTFDDEFVVHDIKIIEGQNGLFIAMPSRKMADGEFRDIAHPINSETRSRIQEAIFKEYEKSISEE, encoded by the coding sequence GTGAAAGTTACAGATGTTAGAATTAGAAAAGTTACTGATGAAGGAAAGATGAAAGCCATAGTTTCTGTTACTTTTGATGATGAATTTGTTGTTCATGATATAAAAATAATCGAAGGACAAAATGGGCTCTTTATAGCAATGCCAAGCAGAAAAATGGCAGATGGAGAATTCAGAGATATTGCACATCCAATTAATTCCGAAACTAGAAGCAGAATCCAAGAGGCAATATTTAAGGAGTATGAAAAAAGCATATCTGAAGAATAG
- the pth gene encoding aminoacyl-tRNA hydrolase — protein sequence MYAVVGLGNPGKEYENTRHNIGFDTVELLAQRNNININKIKFKAVYGEGQIGNQKIILIKPQTYMNNSGMSVLELYKFYKIPIEKIIVVVDDIDIQFGTIRIKRKGSAGTHNGMKSIIYHLQNDDFPRVKVGIGSPKPGQDLAQFVLSRFSKEERQTIDHTIELACEAIETTINKDLNNAMNIYNSKDTKAQE from the coding sequence TTGTATGCAGTTGTAGGCCTTGGGAATCCAGGAAAAGAGTATGAAAATACTAGACACAATATAGGATTTGATACTGTAGAATTATTGGCTCAGAGAAATAATATAAATATAAATAAAATTAAGTTTAAGGCAGTTTATGGTGAAGGACAGATAGGAAATCAAAAAATTATACTGATAAAACCACAAACTTATATGAATAATAGTGGTATGAGTGTACTAGAATTATATAAGTTCTATAAAATACCTATAGAAAAAATCATAGTAGTAGTTGACGATATAGATATACAATTTGGGACTATAAGGATTAAAAGAAAAGGAAGTGCTGGTACCCATAATGGTATGAAATCCATTATATATCATTTGCAAAATGATGATTTTCCAAGAGTTAAAGTAGGAATAGGCAGTCCAAAACCTGGTCAAGATTTAGCCCAATTTGTACTTAGTAGATTTAGCAAGGAAGAAAGACAAACTATAGATCATACAATAGAACTTGCTTGTGAGGCTATTGAAACTACTATAAATAAAGATTTAAATAATGCAATGAATATTTACAATTCAAAAGACACCAAGGCCCAGGAATAA
- the spoVT gene encoding stage V sporulation protein T: MKATGIVRRIDDLGRVVIPKEIRRTLRIREGDPLEIFTDREGEVILKKYSPIGELNEFAAEYCESLYEAINHIVVISDRDTIIAISGGSKKDYLDKRVSQDLESVMEGRKAYNATGTNKPIKLYSEDENVDKYTAQVIVPIVMQGDPIGAVIFLSKEADVQMGDLEMKLAETAAGFLSKQMEN, encoded by the coding sequence ATGAAAGCTACTGGGATAGTTAGAAGAATTGATGATTTAGGTAGAGTGGTCATTCCTAAAGAAATTAGAAGAACTTTAAGAATAAGGGAAGGTGATCCATTAGAAATATTTACAGATAGAGAAGGGGAAGTGATACTTAAGAAATATAGTCCCATTGGGGAATTAAATGAATTTGCAGCTGAATACTGTGAGTCTTTATATGAAGCTATTAATCATATAGTTGTTATTTCTGATAGGGATACTATCATAGCAATATCAGGTGGTTCTAAAAAAGATTATTTAGATAAAAGAGTAAGCCAAGATTTAGAAAGTGTAATGGAAGGCAGAAAAGCTTATAATGCAACAGGAACAAATAAACCAATAAAATTATATTCTGAAGACGAAAATGTAGATAAATATACAGCACAGGTAATAGTACCAATTGTCATGCAAGGTGATCCCATAGGAGCTGTTATATTTCTGTCTAAAGAAGCAGATGTTCAAATGGGAGATTTAGAGATGAAGTTAGCAGAAACAGCTGCAGGATTTTTATCAAAACAAATGGAAAATTAA
- a CDS encoding SurA N-terminal domain-containing protein, producing the protein MKQNKRFLILAIILGLFVLVLTGCEKVPKDAVAKVNGDTISQDEFDKNFEMYKKAYESQFGPDIMKKDAGNDKTFEEVIKENILEKLITEKLITESAKEKNITVTDEEFNEQLKNYEEILGGEEKYKEFLKQNNLTEEYFKDSIKKEMIIDKYKNDYVNGLKISEEEAKKHFEENKDAYVKIRASHILVKTEEEAKKVLEKIQKGEDFHALAATESIDNMSAVQGGDLGFFARGQMVPEFEEAAFSLKPGEVSEIVQTDYGYHIIKVEDRLDKYEDVKDEVLEDLKNQKYEVSVKKMRDEAKVKIYMKEDKKENNEKEDKKS; encoded by the coding sequence TTGAAGCAAAATAAAAGATTTTTAATTTTAGCAATAATTTTGGGCTTATTTGTTTTGGTGTTGACTGGTTGCGAAAAGGTTCCAAAGGATGCAGTAGCTAAGGTAAATGGCGATACTATATCTCAAGATGAGTTTGATAAGAATTTTGAGATGTATAAAAAAGCTTATGAGTCTCAATTTGGCCCTGATATAATGAAAAAAGATGCAGGCAATGACAAGACTTTTGAAGAAGTGATTAAGGAAAATATATTGGAAAAGTTGATAACAGAAAAGTTGATAACAGAAAGCGCTAAAGAAAAAAATATTACTGTTACAGATGAAGAATTTAACGAACAACTTAAAAATTATGAAGAAATACTAGGTGGAGAAGAAAAATACAAAGAGTTTTTAAAGCAAAATAATCTTACAGAAGAATATTTTAAAGATAGCATTAAAAAAGAAATGATTATAGATAAGTATAAAAATGACTATGTAAATGGTCTAAAGATCAGTGAAGAAGAAGCTAAAAAACATTTTGAAGAAAATAAAGATGCTTATGTAAAGATTAGAGCAAGTCATATATTAGTAAAAACTGAAGAAGAAGCAAAAAAAGTTTTAGAGAAGATTCAAAAGGGTGAAGATTTTCATGCCTTAGCAGCTACAGAGTCTATAGATAATATGTCAGCTGTACAAGGAGGAGATTTAGGATTTTTTGCAAGAGGACAGATGGTACCAGAATTTGAAGAAGCAGCATTTTCATTGAAACCTGGAGAAGTGAGTGAAATAGTTCAAACTGACTATGGATATCATATAATAAAAGTTGAAGACAGATTAGATAAATATGAAGATGTAAAAGATGAAGTATTGGAAGATTTAAAAAACCAAAAATATGAAGTAAGTGTTAAGAAAATGAGAGATGAGGCAAAAGTTAAGATTTATATGAAAGAAGATAAAAAAGAAAATAACGAAAAAGAAGATAAGAAATCTTAA
- the mfd gene encoding transcription-repair coupling factor encodes MPQNMFIDPLKSMSSYNKLIDAIESKTSTISIHGLSEENIGHLAYGLNKHTQRQILIITSNEIKAKKIFEDLKNFDNNFVENYPSRDLVFYDIDAFSYETTHERIKVLSRLNNGENIVVVTYVEALLNKVVNSNIFDSYTEELKYGEVIDLDNLLNGFVIKGYERVNMVEGKGQFSLRGGIIDFFPVNSENPYRIELFDDEIDSIRTFDIATQRSIEKIFSVSIPPAKEILILEEFKDEVVSSIDRDLKNILKKFQKSAKEKDKLEEKFSKYMEIVREGLNINNVDMIVPYIPEDYVGNIIDYLNDDSLILIDEPRRMEEKLEDLNNEFILKFTDVFEGGELLSEHDKIYHDFDVVYKSMRKHICITTSALLNSDSKFVSNTILNFTTKGMQSFHNKIEFLVEELNHYKYRGYKTIILSGIEERGRRLETILREKGVECVYVENSNRDIKSSQVFITSGSINGGFEYTSIKFAIISDKEVFGVNKRKITKPIKKDRQKITSFSDLNIGDYVVHENHGIGQYLGIEQLDVQGIKKDYLTIKYQGKDKLYVPVDQMNLIQKYIGSDTVKPKVNKLSSTEWTKTKAKAKKAIEDMAKDLLELYAKRESVEGFAFSKDTPWQGQFEDMFPYEETEAQIRSIEEIKKDMEKPKPMDRLLCGDVGYGKTEVALRAAFKAIMDGKQVAILVPTTILAQQHYNTILERFGDFPVKAGMLSRFKTPSKQKQVIEGLRKGNIDIVVGTHRLLSKDVKFNDLGLLVVDEEQRFGVKHKESLKKMRENVDVLTLTATPIPRTLHMSLVGIRDMSVIDEPPEERYPIQTYVVEYNEQLVRDAIIREMNRDGQVYLVYNRVESIDRIASSIRKLVPEARVAIGHGQMSERELERVMMGFLEKEYDVLVCTTIIETGLDIPNVNTMIVYDADKMGLSQLYQLRGRVGRSNRIAFSYFMYEKDKVLSEVAEKRLRAIKEFTEFGSGFKIAMRDLEIRGAGNLLGIEQHGHIEAIGYDLYVKFLNETIKKFKGESYEEMVETSIELNVNGYISDKYIDEEETKIEIYKKIASIESQNDYDDLIEELIDRFGDVPAEVENLMKISYIKYISGRSNISNITEEERQIKLEFSSSSHITPELIHTLSSEYGRRISFDLSDSPYFKFRWKENLLDELKALVEKIRGSLKD; translated from the coding sequence ATGCCACAAAATATGTTTATAGATCCACTGAAAAGTATGTCTTCCTATAACAAATTAATAGATGCAATAGAGTCTAAAACTAGTACTATAAGTATTCATGGCTTAAGTGAAGAGAACATAGGGCATTTAGCTTATGGGTTAAATAAGCATACACAAAGACAAATATTAATTATAACAAGTAATGAGATTAAAGCTAAAAAAATATTTGAAGATTTAAAAAATTTCGACAACAATTTTGTGGAAAATTATCCTTCAAGAGATTTAGTTTTTTATGATATTGATGCTTTTAGTTATGAAACAACTCATGAGAGAATTAAAGTACTATCGAGGCTAAATAATGGTGAAAATATTGTCGTGGTTACATATGTAGAAGCATTGCTTAACAAGGTTGTGAATAGCAATATTTTTGATAGTTATACTGAAGAATTAAAGTATGGGGAAGTTATAGATTTAGACAATCTTTTGAATGGCTTTGTGATAAAAGGCTATGAAAGAGTAAATATGGTAGAAGGAAAGGGACAATTTAGTTTAAGAGGTGGGATTATAGATTTTTTCCCTGTAAATAGTGAGAATCCCTATAGAATAGAGTTATTTGATGATGAAATTGATTCTATAAGAACTTTTGATATAGCAACTCAAAGATCTATTGAAAAGATTTTTTCTGTCTCAATTCCTCCAGCAAAAGAGATATTAATATTAGAGGAGTTCAAGGATGAAGTTGTTTCTTCTATTGATAGAGATTTAAAAAATATATTGAAAAAATTTCAAAAAAGTGCCAAAGAAAAGGATAAGTTAGAAGAAAAGTTTTCAAAATACATGGAAATTGTGAGGGAAGGACTAAATATAAATAATGTAGATATGATTGTTCCTTATATTCCTGAAGACTATGTAGGAAATATTATTGACTATTTAAATGATGATAGTCTGATTTTAATAGATGAACCAAGAAGAATGGAAGAAAAACTAGAAGATTTGAACAATGAATTTATACTTAAATTTACTGATGTATTTGAAGGTGGAGAATTATTATCTGAACATGATAAAATATATCATGATTTTGATGTAGTATATAAATCTATGAGAAAACACATTTGTATAACTACTTCAGCCCTTTTAAATTCTGATTCGAAATTTGTTTCCAACACTATATTAAACTTTACAACTAAAGGGATGCAATCTTTTCACAACAAGATAGAATTTTTAGTGGAAGAGTTAAATCACTATAAGTATAGGGGATATAAGACTATTATATTGTCTGGAATAGAAGAACGAGGTAGAAGGCTTGAAACAATTCTTAGAGAAAAGGGTGTAGAATGTGTATATGTAGAGAATTCTAATAGAGATATAAAATCTAGTCAAGTTTTTATTACTTCTGGAAGTATAAATGGTGGTTTTGAGTATACGAGTATTAAATTTGCCATAATTAGTGATAAAGAAGTATTTGGAGTGAATAAGAGAAAAATAACTAAACCCATAAAAAAAGATAGGCAAAAGATAACTAGTTTCTCAGATTTAAACATTGGTGATTATGTAGTTCATGAAAATCATGGAATAGGACAGTATTTAGGAATAGAACAACTAGATGTTCAAGGAATTAAAAAAGATTATTTAACTATTAAGTATCAAGGCAAAGACAAATTGTATGTTCCTGTAGATCAGATGAATTTAATCCAGAAATATATAGGTTCAGATACGGTAAAACCTAAAGTAAATAAATTAAGTAGTACAGAGTGGACAAAGACAAAAGCAAAAGCTAAGAAAGCAATAGAGGATATGGCAAAGGATTTGCTGGAATTGTATGCTAAAAGAGAAAGTGTAGAGGGTTTTGCGTTTAGTAAGGATACCCCTTGGCAAGGACAATTTGAGGATATGTTCCCTTACGAAGAAACAGAGGCTCAAATTAGAAGTATAGAAGAAATAAAAAAGGATATGGAAAAACCCAAACCTATGGATAGACTCCTTTGTGGAGATGTTGGATATGGAAAGACAGAAGTAGCTTTGAGGGCAGCATTTAAGGCAATTATGGATGGAAAACAAGTTGCCATTTTAGTTCCCACTACTATACTTGCACAACAACATTACAATACTATATTAGAAAGATTTGGCGACTTTCCAGTAAAGGCTGGAATGCTAAGCCGATTTAAAACACCATCAAAGCAAAAACAGGTTATAGAAGGACTTAGAAAAGGGAATATAGATATAGTAGTTGGTACACATAGATTGTTATCTAAAGATGTAAAATTTAATGATTTAGGACTTTTGGTAGTAGATGAAGAGCAAAGATTTGGAGTCAAACACAAAGAATCATTAAAGAAAATGAGAGAAAATGTAGATGTCCTTACATTGACAGCAACTCCTATTCCAAGGACGCTTCATATGTCACTAGTTGGCATAAGAGATATGAGTGTTATTGATGAGCCTCCAGAAGAAAGATATCCTATACAGACATATGTCGTGGAATATAATGAACAATTAGTGCGTGATGCCATAATTAGAGAAATGAATAGGGATGGGCAAGTTTATTTAGTATATAATAGAGTGGAATCTATAGATAGAATAGCTTCTAGTATAAGAAAGTTAGTTCCTGAAGCTAGAGTTGCCATAGGTCATGGGCAGATGAGTGAAAGGGAATTGGAAAGGGTCATGATGGGATTTTTGGAAAAGGAGTATGATGTACTAGTCTGTACTACTATTATTGAAACGGGATTAGATATTCCAAATGTAAATACAATGATTGTATATGATGCAGATAAGATGGGATTGTCTCAACTTTATCAATTGAGAGGAAGAGTTGGAAGGTCAAATAGAATAGCTTTTTCTTATTTTATGTATGAAAAGGATAAAGTATTGTCAGAAGTAGCAGAAAAGAGGCTTAGAGCAATAAAAGAATTTACTGAATTTGGTTCTGGATTTAAAATTGCCATGAGGGATTTAGAAATACGAGGAGCAGGAAATTTGTTAGGCATTGAACAGCATGGTCATATAGAGGCAATAGGTTATGATTTATATGTGAAATTTTTAAATGAAACCATAAAGAAATTTAAAGGTGAAAGCTATGAAGAAATGGTAGAAACTAGCATAGAGCTTAATGTGAATGGATATATATCAGATAAATATATTGACGAAGAAGAAACAAAGATTGAAATATATAAAAAAATTGCGAGTATTGAAAGTCAAAATGATTATGATGATTTAATAGAAGAATTGATAGATAGATTTGGAGACGTACCTGCAGAAGTTGAAAATCTTATGAAAATATCATATATTAAATATATTTCTGGGAGAAGCAATATTTCTAATATTACAGAAGAAGAAAGGCAAATAAAACTGGAATTTAGCTCATCTAGTCATATAACTCCTGAACTTATTCATACTCTTTCTAGCGAGTATGGAAGGAGAATATCTTTTGATTTATCTGATAGTCCATATTTTAAATTTAGATGGAAAGAAAATTTATTAGATGAATTAAAAGCATTAGTTGAAAAAATTAGAGGTTCTCTTAAAGACTAA
- a CDS encoding putative polysaccharide biosynthesis protein, producing MTKENFLKGAAILGAAGIVVKILGAFYRIPIGNIIKTEGMGYYQTAYPLYVLLLTISTSGFPVAIAKLVSEKRALGDFRGAHKVFKVALAGLFICGIITSFLVYTFAENIVESLGNKNAYYALIALVPALFFVPMMSAFRGYFQGRQSMTPTAISQISEQSFRVAAGLFFTYYLLDRGIPIAAGGASFGGSIGAIAGTLAIFIIYLSKKGEINEEIESSKNVEEETTGKIIKSLLAIAIPITIGASIAPIMDTIDAAIVMKRLQFVGFSEFEANDLYGQLKGLAQTLINLPQVFSMALAISLVPAISEAHAKKQYGEIRSIVSSGVRVTLLIGLPAAFGLFVLAKPIIRLLYFKNTAEALNSTGEILMYLSFGVIFLTLVQSLTAILQGIGRPIIPVRNLAVGAVAKIVLAYVLTGIPSINVKGSAISTVVAYLIASTLDLISVKKYTKIKFNIGEVFIRPFISAVGMAVIAKVSHILFYSLIGDKLATIIAIFMGIITYFLLLMRTGSLTYEDFKLLPKGEKMAKTLVKLKLLRIS from the coding sequence ATGACTAAAGAAAATTTTTTGAAAGGGGCAGCTATATTAGGAGCAGCAGGTATAGTGGTCAAGATATTGGGAGCATTTTATAGGATTCCTATAGGGAACATTATAAAAACAGAGGGAATGGGATATTATCAAACAGCTTATCCTCTTTATGTGTTACTTTTGACTATATCTACATCTGGTTTTCCAGTAGCTATTGCAAAATTAGTTTCTGAAAAAAGAGCATTGGGGGATTTCAGGGGTGCTCATAAAGTCTTTAAAGTAGCATTGGCAGGACTTTTTATATGCGGTATTATCACTAGTTTTCTTGTATATACTTTCGCAGAAAATATTGTTGAGTCATTAGGAAATAAAAATGCCTACTATGCTCTAATAGCATTGGTTCCAGCACTTTTTTTTGTACCAATGATGTCTGCTTTTAGAGGCTATTTTCAAGGTAGACAATCTATGACCCCTACGGCTATTTCACAAATATCTGAACAGAGTTTTAGAGTGGCTGCAGGACTGTTTTTTACTTATTACTTATTAGATCGTGGGATTCCAATTGCAGCAGGAGGAGCTTCTTTTGGGGGTTCTATAGGTGCTATTGCAGGTACACTAGCTATATTTATAATTTATTTGTCTAAAAAAGGTGAAATCAATGAGGAAATTGAAAGTAGTAAAAATGTAGAAGAAGAAACTACAGGAAAAATTATTAAAAGTTTATTGGCAATAGCTATTCCTATAACCATTGGAGCATCTATTGCACCAATTATGGATACTATAGATGCAGCCATAGTCATGAAAAGACTACAATTTGTTGGTTTTAGCGAATTTGAAGCCAATGATTTGTATGGTCAACTTAAAGGACTTGCTCAAACTTTAATTAATTTACCTCAAGTTTTTTCCATGGCATTGGCAATAAGTTTGGTTCCAGCTATTTCAGAAGCTCATGCTAAAAAACAATATGGGGAAATACGAAGTATAGTATCTTCGGGGGTAAGAGTTACATTACTTATTGGACTTCCAGCAGCTTTTGGACTTTTTGTTCTTGCAAAACCTATAATTAGACTATTATACTTTAAGAATACAGCAGAAGCATTAAATAGTACTGGAGAGATACTTATGTATCTATCTTTTGGTGTTATATTTTTAACTTTAGTTCAATCGCTAACAGCTATACTTCAAGGAATAGGGAGACCAATTATTCCAGTTAGAAATTTAGCTGTAGGTGCAGTTGCAAAGATAGTTCTTGCTTATGTATTGACGGGAATACCTAGTATCAATGTCAAAGGGTCAGCTATAAGTACGGTTGTAGCTTATTTAATAGCCAGCACTCTTGATTTAATCAGTGTAAAAAAATATACGAAAATCAAATTTAATATAGGAGAAGTATTTATAAGACCATTTATTTCAGCTGTAGGCATGGCAGTCATAGCTAAAGTAAGCCATATCTTGTTTTATTCTCTTATAGGTGATAAATTAGCGACTATTATAGCCATATTCATGGGTATAATAACTTATTTCTTACTTCTCATGAGGACTGGTTCTTTAACTTATGAAGATTTTAAATTGTTGCCTAAAGGTGAAAAAATGGCTAAAACTTTAGTGAAACTCAAATTATTAAGAATCAGCTAA
- the glmU gene encoding bifunctional UDP-N-acetylglucosamine diphosphorylase/glucosamine-1-phosphate N-acetyltransferase GlmU, with the protein MNISIVLAAGEGTRMKSKKSKVLHEVCGKPLLSYVLDASRDAAMEKNIVVIGHGGNEVAEAMEKEDVVFVHQPIGENVPYGTGFAVMQARDYIEDDSYVIILYGDTPLITGDTLNKLVEYHKSCKNVCTVLTAQLEDPTSYGRIIRDEKGNILSIVEHKDATEEERKIKEINSGIYCFDGKYLKLALDNINNDNAQGEYYITDAVQVLKGKNLKVGAYKIENSEEIYGINSRKELANAEKIMKRRIIEKFMENGVTIIDPDSTYINAEAKIGRDTIIYPGTIIEGNSVIGEDCIIGHNTRIANGRIGNRVEIQISTILDSSIDDDSKIGPYAYLRPNSHIGKNVKIGDFVEVKNSNVGDNSKASHLSYIGDADVGKSVNVGCGVVFVNYNGKIKQRSIVEDNAFIGSNSNLVAPVVVREWGYVAAGSTITDEVENGALSIARARQVNKEGWTYKKGFADKNNK; encoded by the coding sequence ATGAATATATCTATTGTACTTGCAGCTGGAGAGGGAACCAGGATGAAATCTAAAAAATCTAAAGTTCTTCATGAAGTATGTGGTAAGCCTCTTTTAAGCTATGTTTTAGATGCAAGTAGAGATGCAGCTATGGAGAAAAACATAGTGGTTATAGGTCATGGAGGAAATGAAGTGGCAGAAGCCATGGAAAAGGAAGATGTAGTTTTTGTACATCAGCCAATAGGGGAAAATGTGCCTTATGGGACAGGTTTTGCAGTGATGCAAGCTAGAGATTATATTGAGGACGATAGTTATGTTATAATTTTATATGGAGATACTCCATTGATAACAGGAGATACACTAAATAAATTGGTAGAGTATCATAAATCTTGTAAAAATGTTTGTACTGTTTTGACAGCGCAACTAGAGGACCCTACTAGTTATGGCAGAATAATACGAGATGAAAAGGGCAATATTCTTTCTATAGTAGAGCATAAAGATGCTACAGAAGAGGAAAGAAAAATAAAAGAAATCAATTCGGGGATATATTGTTTTGATGGAAAATATTTAAAATTAGCATTGGATAATATCAATAATGATAATGCTCAAGGTGAATATTACATTACAGATGCAGTGCAAGTACTTAAAGGTAAAAATTTAAAAGTAGGTGCATATAAGATAGAAAATTCTGAAGAAATATATGGTATCAATTCAAGAAAGGAACTTGCAAATGCAGAAAAGATCATGAAAAGAAGGATAATTGAAAAGTTTATGGAGAATGGAGTCACCATTATTGACCCAGATAGTACTTACATAAATGCTGAGGCTAAAATTGGACGAGATACAATCATATATCCAGGAACGATTATAGAGGGAAATTCAGTTATAGGAGAAGATTGTATAATAGGTCATAATACGAGAATTGCAAATGGAAGAATTGGAAATAGGGTAGAAATTCAAATCTCCACCATATTAGATAGCAGTATAGATGATGATAGCAAAATAGGACCCTATGCTTATTTAAGACCTAATAGTCATATTGGTAAAAATGTAAAGATTGGTGACTTTGTAGAAGTTAAGAATTCAAATGTAGGGGATAATTCAAAAGCTAGCCATCTTTCTTATATAGGAGATGCAGATGTAGGTAAGAGTGTAAATGTAGGTTGTGGAGTGGTATTTGTAAATTATAATGGAAAGATCAAACAAAGATCTATTGTAGAGGACAACGCCTTCATAGGGAGCAATTCCAACTTGGTTGCCCCAGTAGTTGTGAGAGAATGGGGTTATGTAGCTGCTGGCTCTACTATTACTGATGAAGTAGAAAATGGAGCCCTATCTATAGCCAGAGCTAGACAAGTAAACAAAGAAGGCTGGACATATAAAAAAGGATTTGCAGATAAAAATAATAAATAA